In Arsenicicoccus dermatophilus, a genomic segment contains:
- a CDS encoding NlpC/P60 family protein, producing the protein MITRRTLVSGLAAGAATLVSSATARAAEAPWRPAAPFIQPVTRLVPAAGGVALSKGWCGTKVSLVQRAVGLAPRREMYDDTTRRRVLTFQRRTGLPATGIVDVRTWAALRTGQPWTIDAWRPSIAVSTRATRSQRIEAMIRYAVAQQGSPYTWGGAGPKALGHDCSGLVLAALAAAGIDPQPITVTKHQSPGYVTTQALYTARFEHVPVARRQRGDLVFWIGPNGITNHVAIYLGAGRMVEASGSAGRTRVANLRFSSPGHRLAPVAVRPFTTRTR; encoded by the coding sequence GTGATCACCCGTCGCACCCTCGTCAGCGGTCTCGCCGCCGGCGCCGCCACCCTCGTCTCCTCCGCCACGGCCCGCGCGGCCGAGGCCCCCTGGCGCCCCGCGGCGCCGTTCATCCAGCCGGTGACCCGGCTCGTGCCCGCCGCGGGCGGGGTGGCGCTGAGCAAGGGCTGGTGCGGGACCAAGGTGTCGCTGGTCCAGCGAGCGGTGGGGCTGGCCCCCCGTCGCGAGATGTACGACGACACCACGCGCCGGCGCGTCCTGACCTTCCAGCGCCGCACGGGCCTGCCCGCCACCGGGATCGTCGACGTGCGCACCTGGGCGGCGCTGCGCACCGGGCAGCCCTGGACGATCGACGCCTGGCGTCCGTCGATCGCGGTGTCCACCAGAGCCACGCGCAGCCAGCGCATCGAGGCGATGATCCGGTATGCCGTGGCCCAGCAGGGGTCGCCATACACCTGGGGCGGCGCCGGCCCCAAGGCCCTCGGCCACGACTGCTCGGGCCTGGTGCTGGCCGCGCTCGCGGCCGCGGGCATCGACCCCCAGCCGATCACGGTGACCAAGCACCAGTCGCCGGGCTACGTCACGACCCAGGCGCTCTACACCGCGCGGTTCGAGCACGTGCCCGTCGCCCGGCGGCAGCGCGGCGACCTCGTCTTCTGGATCGGGCCGAACGGCATCACCAACCACGTCGCGATCTACCTGGGAGCCGGCCGGATGGTCGAGGCCAGCGGGTCCGCCGGGAGGACCCGCGTCGCGAACCTGCGCTTCAGCTCGCCCGGACACCGTCTCGCCCCGGTCGCCGTGCGCCCCTTCACGACCCGGACCCGATGA
- a CDS encoding VOC family protein, with product MPSRPVHFEIHVDDLERAKRFYGECFGWQFQDWSEFAGAPYAGCATGPGVRRGSTGLSCSGRAPRPPSTPRCAAPC from the coding sequence ATGCCCTCCCGTCCGGTCCACTTCGAGATCCACGTCGACGACCTGGAGCGAGCCAAGCGGTTCTACGGCGAGTGCTTCGGCTGGCAGTTCCAGGACTGGAGCGAGTTCGCCGGCGCGCCGTATGCCGGGTGCGCCACCGGCCCGGGGGTGCGTCGGGGATCAACGGGGCTCTCATGCAGCGGCAGGGCCCCGCGCCCGCCATCGACTCCCCGGTGCGCGGCGCCGTGCTGA
- a CDS encoding putative quinol monooxygenase, with the protein MIAITVKWDVKPEYADQFPELTREFTQACRAEPGCLWFEWSRSLERPHEYILLEAFRDAEAGAAHVQSEHFAKAMKEQGAYAASRPKIISVEKDGEGWDELGEIEMPDEG; encoded by the coding sequence ATGATCGCCATCACCGTCAAGTGGGACGTCAAGCCCGAGTACGCCGACCAGTTCCCCGAGCTGACGCGGGAGTTCACGCAGGCGTGCCGTGCCGAGCCGGGTTGCCTGTGGTTCGAGTGGTCGCGCTCGCTGGAGCGTCCGCACGAGTACATCCTCCTCGAGGCCTTCCGTGACGCCGAGGCGGGCGCCGCGCACGTGCAGTCCGAGCACTTCGCGAAGGCGATGAAGGAGCAGGGGGCCTACGCGGCCTCCCGCCCCAAGATCATCTCCGTGGAGAAGGACGGCGAGGGCTGGGACGAGCTCGGCGAGATCGAGATGCCCGACGAGGGCTGA
- a CDS encoding VOC family protein translates to MRGAVLTMGVEDFDAVEKRILDGGGQVALAKYALPGMAWQGYYLDTEGNVLGIHQPDPEAR, encoded by the coding sequence GTGCGCGGCGCCGTGCTGACGATGGGTGTGGAGGACTTCGACGCCGTCGAGAAGCGCATCCTGGACGGTGGCGGCCAGGTCGCCCTGGCGAAGTACGCGCTGCCCGGGATGGCGTGGCAGGGCTACTACCTCGACACCGAGGGCAACGTGCTCGGCATCCACCAGCCCGACCCCGAGGCCCGCTGA
- a CDS encoding GNAT family N-acetyltransferase produces MVDPSATPPELPSRDELLARYDAQLRAELASADVREPHGPVTWGVYRGGRGFVTYRDLGGLDAAGIEELVDETFRRYAEDPSITRVEWKTRGHDHAPGLHDALVARGFVPGEWESVMVGPAAPLTEVSVPEGICVRRVTSPDDVEAMCACADEGFGESLPGMAQALLHRLSLDDGMELWVAEADGRMVGTGRLEPVAGTDFAGLWGGATVPAWRGRGVYRTLLAARARSALQRGHTLLQSDSTEDSRPILERSGFVRITTTTPYEWHRP; encoded by the coding sequence ATGGTCGATCCCTCCGCCACCCCTCCCGAGCTCCCCTCTCGTGACGAGCTCCTCGCCCGCTACGACGCCCAGCTGCGCGCCGAGCTGGCCTCGGCGGACGTCCGGGAGCCGCACGGCCCGGTGACCTGGGGCGTCTACCGCGGCGGCCGCGGCTTCGTGACCTATCGCGACCTCGGGGGTCTGGACGCCGCAGGCATCGAGGAGCTCGTCGACGAGACCTTCCGACGGTATGCCGAGGATCCCTCGATCACCCGCGTGGAGTGGAAGACACGCGGCCACGACCACGCGCCGGGGCTCCACGACGCGCTCGTGGCACGGGGATTCGTGCCGGGGGAATGGGAGTCCGTGATGGTGGGACCCGCCGCGCCGCTCACGGAGGTCTCGGTGCCGGAGGGGATCTGCGTGCGCCGGGTGACCTCGCCGGACGACGTCGAGGCGATGTGCGCGTGCGCCGATGAGGGCTTCGGCGAGTCCCTGCCCGGTATGGCGCAGGCCCTGCTGCACCGGCTCTCCCTGGACGACGGCATGGAGCTGTGGGTGGCCGAGGCGGACGGACGCATGGTGGGAACGGGCCGGCTGGAGCCCGTCGCGGGGACGGACTTCGCCGGGCTGTGGGGCGGGGCTACCGTGCCGGCGTGGCGGGGGCGAGGGGTGTATCGCACGCTCCTCGCCGCCCGCGCCCGCTCGGCCCTGCAGCGCGGCCACACCCTGCTGCAGAGCGACTCGACGGAGGACTCGCGGCCGATCC